From a region of the Odoribacter splanchnicus DSM 20712 genome:
- a CDS encoding HAD family hydrolase — protein sequence MVEIKKGHLLKAVLFDMDGVLFDSMKNHTLAWYRALSSRKIPCERDEFYQYEGATAEWTINLIFERTYHRQATKQEIEELYTLKSKYFNELPEARPMPGAKEVLKIVREHGLLPVVVTGSGQQSLLKRLTEEYAGFVDASTLVTAFDVEHGKPHPEPYLKGLKKAHAMPDEAFIIENAPLGVKAGVAAGVFTIAVNTGPIPEKQLQEAGADLIYPDMSALQKYLPQLLAGHHNRA from the coding sequence ATGGTCGAGATAAAAAAAGGGCATCTGTTGAAAGCTGTACTCTTCGATATGGACGGCGTATTATTCGATTCGATGAAGAATCATACGTTAGCTTGGTATAGAGCTTTGTCTTCCCGGAAGATCCCTTGTGAAAGAGATGAATTTTATCAATATGAGGGAGCTACAGCCGAATGGACAATTAATTTGATTTTTGAGCGGACCTATCATCGGCAAGCGACTAAACAGGAGATTGAAGAACTATATACCTTAAAAAGTAAATATTTTAATGAGTTGCCTGAGGCCAGGCCTATGCCAGGGGCCAAAGAGGTTTTGAAGATCGTCCGGGAGCACGGTTTATTGCCCGTTGTCGTTACCGGTTCCGGTCAACAATCGTTGTTAAAACGGTTGACCGAAGAATATGCCGGTTTTGTCGATGCTTCGACTTTGGTGACTGCTTTCGATGTCGAGCATGGTAAACCCCATCCGGAACCTTACCTGAAAGGCCTGAAAAAAGCACATGCTATGCCCGACGAAGCTTTCATTATAGAAAATGCACCTTTGGGGGTAAAAGCCGGTGTAGCGGCTGGAGTTTTCACTATCGCCGTGAATACAGGGCCTATTCCTGAAAAACAATTGCAAGAGGCCGGAGCTGACTTGATCTATCCGGATATGTCGGCTTTACAAAAGTATTTGCCGCAACTATTGGCCGGACATCATAACCGGGCCTGA
- a CDS encoding 3'-5' exonuclease codes for MEKFAAIDFETANWQQTSVCSVGIVVMNRGVIEDRFYSLIHPAPNFYSRRNTAIHGLSREDTEEALAFPTVWREIAPMIEGIPLVAHNSMFDEGCLKAVFRLYEMDYPGYSFYCTYRLSRKLFKGLENYQLHTVSSFCGYDLKNHHHALADAEAAAVIMQSILQQCPDL; via the coding sequence ATGGAGAAATTTGCTGCAATAGATTTCGAGACAGCCAATTGGCAGCAGACCAGTGTTTGTTCGGTGGGGATCGTCGTGATGAACCGGGGGGTGATCGAAGACCGGTTTTACAGTCTGATTCATCCTGCACCGAATTTTTATTCCCGGCGTAATACAGCTATTCACGGTTTGAGTCGGGAGGATACCGAGGAAGCTCTGGCTTTTCCTACGGTATGGCGGGAAATTGCTCCGATGATTGAAGGGATACCTTTGGTGGCTCACAATAGCATGTTCGACGAGGGATGCCTGAAAGCTGTCTTTCGGCTTTACGAAATGGATTATCCCGGTTACTCCTTTTACTGTACCTACCGCCTTTCCCGGAAATTATTTAAAGGACTGGAAAATTATCAGTTGCATACCGTTTCTTCCTTTTGCGGATATGACCTGAAAAATCATCATCATGCCCTGGCCGATGCCGAGGCTGCAGCTGTCATTATGCAATCCATTTTGCAGCAATGTCCCGATTTATAG